The region GCCACGGCCGCCGCGGCCTTCGCCGCCGCCCTCACCGCCGCGCTGGGCGAGGGTCTCGGCGCCGGCGCCCCGGCCGTCGGTGCGTCCTCGGTGAGCCCCGCGCCCGTCCCCGTCGGCCCCGTGCTGGCCGAGGCCGGGTCGGCACCCGTCGCCGACGTCCTCGCGCACCTGCTCGTCACCAGCGACAACACCGTCGCCGACGGCGTCGCCGGCCTGGTCGCCCACGAGCTGGCCGCCCCGACCGCGTCCGCGTCCGCCGGCGCGACGGTCGTCGACGTCGTCCGCCAGCAGGGCGTCGACCTCGGCCCGACCGTCGCCGCGGACGGCTCCGGCCTGGAGGACGGCAGCGTCTCCTCCGCCGCCGCGCTGTCGGGGCTGCTCGCGGCCGCCGCGGCGGCGCCCGCCGAGGACGACCTGTCGCTGCTGCCCTCGCTGCTGCCGGTCGCGGGCCTGGAGGGCACGCTGTCGTCCCGGTTCACCGCGCAGGAGCGCAGCGCGGCCGGGCGGGGCGTGGTCCGCGCCAAGACCGGGACGCTCACCGGTGTCGTCGCCCTCGCCGGGGTGGGCACGACCGCCGACGGGCGCGGGGTGTCCTTCGCGCTGCTGTCCGGCGGCGTCCCGCCCGGCGG is a window of Aquipuribacter hungaricus DNA encoding:
- a CDS encoding D-alanyl-D-alanine carboxypeptidase, translating into ATAAAAFAAALTAALGEGLGAGAPAVGASSVSPAPVPVGPVLAEAGSAPVADVLAHLLVTSDNTVADGVAGLVAHELAAPTASASAGATVVDVVRQQGVDLGPTVAADGSGLEDGSVSSAAALSGLLAAAAAAPAEDDLSLLPSLLPVAGLEGTLSSRFTAQERSAAGRGVVRAKTGTLTGVVALAGVGTTADGRGVSFALLSGGVPPGGTDAARAAADRVAAAVVACC